The genomic DNA tcAAGGGTttgagccacacacagcaaaatgTATGGCAGGGATACgcttaaattataaataaatttgccaCACTTTTAGCACTTTTTGCATAAGTTTATGACAATTATCATGAAATTTGTATAgcaatttctttttatttgaagtAATGCATATTTTGGGTTATAATTACTGAAATATATGGATTTTTTTCCACTTAAATAGCTGaaatttctctttttatttaaagAATTGAATATAACCAATCAAATGTTCAACCAATTCAATCACAATTGAATATTTGCAGAGCCACTTCGGGCCATTGGAAGCCCCCAGGGGGAGCAACCGTTGaaactaatttgatttgacagcagcacacacccacCTGATCACACCCACAGCCCCCAACGACCCACTAAAACAAAGGCTCGGTCCATGGCAAAAAAGTATGCGATACTTTTATGTATCCTTCTCCTTTCTTGCCTGtccttttctttcgtttcctttcgtttcgtttccgtTCTTCTTTTGCGCCTTTCTGCGCTGGCCTCCTTTACGGCCACATTATTACTTTTTATgaccaaaagaaagaaaagtcaTGTTTGGGTGGTTgttaatataaaaattgtgcTGCTTAGACCTCCCCATAAACCGCCCTGCTGCCAGACTCAACGCCAAAATGTCTAATGAAATCTAATAAATTAAAGAGATTTACACAAAAGGCCGTTGGCCGGGGGCTAGTCTCAGTACATCGCGGCCCCTTCTTCACGAAGGCCGAGTGCCTCTGATGTCTTCAGCCAGCGGCCTAATTCCGTGGTTGGCATAACTTAAATTAAACCAAATTATTGACTTTTCGGTCAAATGCCACATCGCCACAaaggcagcaccagcagcaacaacaacaagtgtgaaGGAAGGAACTTAAGGACCCCCAGCACTCCTTTATCACAAACTTTTCCCCCAGTTGTCACACAATCTTTTGTCTCTTGTTGTTCTGAATGAAACCCAAGGAGTGAAGCCACAAGGAGATCAAAGATAGCTGGAAATGCGGTTAAAGTTCGTCGAGGCGAACGGAAACTTTCAACTCGAATCAAAGTCCCACTTAAAGCTCCGATagaatgttttattttatcaaCGAGAGGAgttcattcaattaaaattgatttgaaatcctttatttttgtgttgtgatACAAAATCCAATTTCGtgtttggccaaaaagtttaattgattttcaatgtttttgcATTCCTATACGATTATTCgcgaatttatttgcaaaggTATAGAAATACATCAACGAATAAACGAGATTATGTGCCACAAAGAAAATGGTTACAAATTCACATAAATCGAGAGAGAAAGCAGTTTCAAGGGGGGAATTGTAATCAACTCCGGTGGGACACCTCTTCAGCACTGGCTCCAATGGGCGGTGCGAAAATCCCCGGGAGAAAGTCCTCTATAAATCTCTGGCGATTTTAGAAGGTGCAAAATtgtatacataaaatatttctacTTATTCGCATTCGTTGAGGTAATgttttaaaaatgatttatggtTCCGCCtcccccattcccatccctCCATTGGCCCAACCGGATGGAGGAGGCATGTGTGAGAATTGCTGGGGTGTTTGCCCCAGACAGTACCGAGGACCAACCTACACCTACTTGGCACCTCAAGTGCTCGGCCAGCCATGcaattacatatatgtatcaGCAGGAAGACACACACTGGAGAGGGCGGAAGAATCCTCCActgttatttttgtgcacGTTACAGCACTGGcgaatgcataaattatgtaaaattaCCCAAAGAACGAGCGGATGAAGGTCCTGGCCTTCCTCCTGGCTTCGTGCATGTAAAGTGCGTGTTATATTGAACAAATAATTTCTGAGAGAGTGCAATAAATACATGATAAATGTCTTAAAGCTGGCCGAGTGCTGGCTGCGAAAGTTAATCAAACCATATGAGAAATGGCATCGCCAACAATGGACagaaagggaaaagaaaacattgtTTCGAAAGGGTTTACATGGAATCCTTTTGAGCGGAAgaattttcgtatttttgtaGAGACGTTGAACAATATTCATTATACGCTCCAAAGCAAACTCTTTTCCCCTGGTAAAAACACATCTAGTTCTTTGTGAAAGTTCTTTGTAATTCGCTAGCAACATTAGTTCTAATCGCACTTAAAATAACCTAAAAATTCTCCCTTTCGGTTGGGTAATCTCGACTACAATCGTTATGTCCTTCTCGGACACCACCGCTGACTTCTTCCACATGTAGTGCAGATGCAGGAAGCTGCAGTAGGCAAAGGCCAGGCGGAAGAACAGCTGCCGGTTGGGCGTAACCAGGCCGAGCACCTGAAGGCCgggctgcagcaggcagcgcctGACGCTCTGGCTACAACTGTCGGCATCCTGCAGCCGCCAACGATATCGTCTCCGCTCCAGCCAGCCGTGAGTGGCGAGGATCTCGTCGAACTGCAGCAAGCGGGCCAGCTGCAACCAGCAGATGTCCTGTGgggcagctgcggcagccacCAGGGCGGACAGGGAGTGCATGAGCTGGCGCAGATTGTTGGCCAAGAGCGCGATCTGGAAGATGCGCCGCCACTGGACATAGGAGAGGGAGTAGATCATGCTCAGGTTGTAGACTATGATGAGGACCAGCTGTGGAGTGATGCAGTCGAGCAGCTCCTGGGTGAGCTTCGCATAGGATCGGTGCAGACGCTGAAGGGATCGGTGACGGCGCTGGAGCCTCTGCACCGCCTTGTGATCGGCCTTGAGTGTCCCAACGGGCAGCTGCTCAGCGATGGAGGCCAGCTCGTCGTTCATCAGCTCAAAGGATTTGGTCAGAATCGTGAGGGCAATGCTCACCAGGTGGGTGCTCATGTCCATCACCCAAATGGCCAGCGAGACGGGCACCACGAACACGACCATAAAGAAGACCTTCCACGTGGCGTCCTTGGACAGCATGAAGGTCTCAAAGTACATCTTGAAGGTGAGCAGACGGAagaccagctgcagcaccagcatccaGGACAGCCGCAGCTTGCAGCGACACCTGCGGTACAGCTCCGGAGCCAGCCGCAGAAAGCAGTTGATCAACCGGATTCGCTCCTCGTACACTGTCCGCGGCTGCaccagcagacagcaggcaaaCAAGAGCAGCTGGATGTGCAGGAGCAGTGCGTATGGGTGCAGCAGGGCCAGGCTCAAGAAGTAGGCGAAAAATAGCCCCAACATGCGCGCCATGGTGACGCTATAAGGCGTCAGGTGCACCGTGTTGTTGGCCGTCTCATAGCGCACCCGCATGAGGCCGAGATAGTAGAACTGCGCGAGGTAGAaccgcagcaggagcagagcgtGCAGACTGATGTAACGGTTGCTCAGGCGGAGCAAGCGCCAAAGCGCCATCGATGAAGTTGGGCCCCGAACTGGCCAACTGGAAACCCCGAACTCTTTGGGATTGGTGTGGAATAATTGCTGGCATTAGATTGGCTAATGGCCCACTGATGAGCAGCCTGATGGTCTCCCATTAGGGCTGCACAATGTTTCAGTGAGAACTAGTTCTGGATGGTATTCTTTGGGTTCTTTAAACAGGACTAACCTTGATATGCTTTAAGCTCTAAGAgaaccttttttttgggtggacTTCCCAAAGGACCAACTATTTCTATTACCCAAGAAAGACCCCGCCCAGACACATTTTATTTAGATATTCTCCCCAACATTCTTGCACTTCATCAACATAATTTgttatgcaattaatttgagtGGCAAAAAGTGGGGAGAACTTTGTTAGAAGGCGCCAAATGGCTCCGGGCTCCTGGCTCATGGTGCtcatggctgatggctgatggagAGGGCT from Drosophila subobscura isolate 14011-0131.10 chromosome E, UCBerk_Dsub_1.0, whole genome shotgun sequence includes the following:
- the LOC117892614 gene encoding uncharacterized protein LOC117892614; translation: MALWRLLRLSNRYISLHALLLLRFYLAQFYYLGLMRVRYETANNTVHLTPYSVTMARMLGLFFAYFLSLALLHPYALLLHIQLLLFACCLLVQPRTVYEERIRLINCFLRLAPELYRRCRCKLRLSWMLVLQLVFRLLTFKMYFETFMLSKDATWKVFFMVVFVVPVSLAIWVMDMSTHLVSIALTILTKSFELMNDELASIAEQLPVGTLKADHKAVQRLQRRHRSLQRLHRSYAKLTQELLDCITPQLVLIIVYNLSMIYSLSYVQWRRIFQIALLANNLRQLMHSLSALVAAAAAPQDICWLQLARLLQFDEILATHGWLERRRYRWRLQDADSCSQSVRRCLLQPGLQVLGLVTPNRQLFFRLAFAYCSFLHLHYMWKKSAVVSEKDITIVVEITQPKGRIFRLF